One Actinomadura viridis genomic region harbors:
- a CDS encoding MerR family transcriptional regulator: protein MNDKPVEGDGDHPPADVPAAHGDPTSSAGREYRIGELAQAAGLPVRTLRYYQERKLLPPPRRVGRIGLYSDDHLARLRVIGDLLDRGHTLEGIRELLSAWERGQDIEAVLGVEKVVTTPWSTETTVTMTRDEMAALFPGEIGPDVVERAVRLGLIEVDGDRVTHWSRRQLEATVALVRAGVPLEEVLAAGQALQRGMDEVASMFVRLISTHVLGGPAGRDLGELTDVLDRLRPGAQVAVEAAFTRAMDRQVRAELDRMLGHLAASAPASVPASAPGSVPASAPGSGPVSDSGPGSAA from the coding sequence GTGAACGACAAGCCGGTGGAGGGCGACGGGGACCATCCCCCAGCGGACGTTCCGGCGGCTCACGGCGACCCCACGTCGTCCGCCGGCCGGGAGTACCGCATCGGGGAGCTGGCCCAGGCCGCCGGCCTCCCCGTACGGACGCTCCGCTACTACCAGGAGCGCAAGCTGCTCCCGCCGCCCCGCCGCGTCGGCCGGATCGGGCTGTACTCCGACGACCATCTCGCGCGGCTCCGCGTGATCGGCGACCTCCTCGACCGGGGGCACACGCTCGAAGGCATCCGCGAGCTGCTGTCCGCTTGGGAACGGGGCCAGGACATCGAGGCCGTCCTCGGGGTGGAGAAGGTGGTCACCACACCCTGGTCCACCGAGACGACGGTGACCATGACGCGGGACGAGATGGCGGCCCTGTTCCCCGGCGAGATCGGCCCCGACGTGGTCGAGCGGGCCGTACGCCTGGGCCTCATCGAGGTGGACGGCGACCGCGTCACCCACTGGAGCCGCCGCCAGCTGGAGGCCACCGTGGCCCTCGTCCGGGCGGGCGTGCCGCTGGAGGAGGTGCTGGCGGCCGGCCAGGCGCTCCAGCGGGGCATGGACGAGGTCGCCTCGATGTTCGTCCGGCTGATCAGCACCCACGTGCTGGGCGGGCCGGCGGGGCGCGACCTCGGCGAGCTCACCGACGTCCTGGACCGGCTGCGGCCCGGAGCCCAGGTGGCGGTGGAGGCCGCGTTCACCCGGGCCATGGACCGCCAGGTACGGGCGGAGCTCGACCGGATGCTCGGGCACCTGGCCGCGTCCGCGCCCGCCTCCGTGCCCGCGTCCGCGCCCGGCTCCGTGCCCGCGTCCGCGCCCGGTTCCGGCCCTGTCTCCGACTCCGGGCCCGGTTCCGCGGCCTAG
- a CDS encoding tyrosine-type recombinase/integrase, producing the protein MGRNVNGRSTIYLGKDGYWHGRVTVGVKDDGKPDRRHVMAKTKALVTEKVRNLEALRDARRVPKAGQRWTVEKWLTHWIDNIAVPPRVSENTHAGYRVDVEKHLIPGLGAHRLDNLAPEHAEKLYAKMQAKGLAAGTAHHVHRTLRNALNEAERRGMISRNPVLLAKAPKLTEEEPEPYDLEEIKRLLKVAGEQPRNGARWVVALALGLRQGEALGLKWEDVNFETGMIRVRRGRLRPKYAHGCGEPPCGRKAGYCPKKRETRPETGDTKSKAGRRMIGLPLPLVELLKQHKRQQDAEREEARQLWHEGGYVFTKPDGRPLNPNTDYREWKALLETAGLRESRLHDARHTAATVLLILGVPTATAMAIMGWSSASMAKRYQHMVDAIRSDVAGKVAGLLWETAEPVTDDEESEARP; encoded by the coding sequence ATGGGACGCAACGTCAACGGACGATCCACGATCTACCTCGGCAAGGACGGCTACTGGCACGGCCGCGTCACTGTCGGCGTGAAGGATGACGGTAAGCCGGACCGTCGTCACGTCATGGCCAAGACCAAGGCCCTCGTCACGGAGAAGGTGCGGAACCTCGAAGCTCTACGGGATGCGAGGCGCGTACCCAAGGCCGGTCAGCGTTGGACGGTCGAGAAGTGGTTGACGCACTGGATCGACAACATCGCCGTCCCGCCGCGCGTCTCCGAGAACACGCACGCCGGTTATCGCGTTGACGTGGAGAAACACCTCATTCCAGGGCTCGGCGCTCACCGCCTGGACAACCTCGCCCCCGAACACGCCGAGAAGCTGTACGCGAAGATGCAGGCGAAGGGCCTTGCCGCCGGTACCGCTCACCACGTACATCGGACCCTCCGGAACGCGCTCAACGAGGCCGAACGGCGAGGCATGATCTCTCGCAACCCCGTGCTCTTGGCCAAGGCCCCGAAGCTGACCGAGGAGGAGCCCGAGCCCTACGACCTGGAGGAGATCAAGCGACTCCTGAAGGTCGCGGGGGAGCAGCCGCGAAACGGCGCACGCTGGGTCGTCGCGCTCGCCCTTGGTCTCCGCCAGGGCGAGGCCCTCGGCCTCAAGTGGGAAGACGTCAACTTCGAGACGGGCATGATTCGTGTCCGACGTGGCCGCCTCCGCCCGAAGTACGCCCACGGCTGTGGAGAGCCGCCATGTGGGCGCAAAGCTGGCTATTGCCCGAAGAAGCGGGAGACCCGCCCCGAGACCGGCGACACCAAGTCGAAGGCCGGACGACGCATGATCGGCCTTCCACTCCCGCTTGTGGAGTTGCTCAAGCAGCACAAGCGCCAACAGGACGCGGAACGTGAGGAGGCTCGCCAACTCTGGCACGAGGGCGGGTACGTCTTCACCAAGCCGGACGGTCGTCCGCTCAACCCGAACACGGACTACAGGGAATGGAAGGCCCTCCTAGAGACGGCGGGCCTCCGAGAGTCACGCCTGCATGACGCCCGGCACACCGCTGCCACCGTCCTTCTGATTCTCGGTGTGCCTACGGCCACGGCGATGGCGATCATGGGTTGGTCGAGTGCCTCGATGGCGAAGCGCTACCAACACATGGTCGATGCCATCCGGAGTGACGTAGCGGGCAAAGTCGCCGGTCTCCTCTGGGAGACGGCCGAGCCGGTGACGGACGACGAGGAGAGTGAGGCGCGGCCCTAG
- a CDS encoding TetR/AcrR family transcriptional regulator, with amino-acid sequence MTETKAVKSEQTRALIVETALRLFRERGYEATTMRVIAKEAGVSVGNAYYYFGSKEELLQAYYDQLQEEHVKACREVLAAERDFAPRLLGVLKARVDTMVPYHEFAGKFFKFAAEPTSPLNPFSADSGPARAAAVAIYREVVDGSSLKIDAEFRQELPELLWLYSMGIVLYWVHDGSPGCRKTYLLVERTVPLVDRMVSMSRLPGFKSVTRELVGIIRDVRA; translated from the coding sequence GTGACCGAGACCAAGGCGGTGAAGTCGGAGCAGACGCGGGCCCTGATCGTCGAGACGGCGCTGCGCCTGTTCCGCGAGCGCGGGTACGAGGCGACCACGATGCGGGTGATCGCCAAGGAGGCCGGGGTCTCGGTCGGCAACGCCTACTACTACTTCGGCTCCAAGGAAGAACTGCTCCAGGCGTACTACGACCAGCTGCAGGAGGAGCACGTCAAGGCGTGCCGGGAGGTGCTGGCCGCCGAACGCGACTTCGCGCCCCGCCTGCTGGGCGTCCTGAAGGCCCGGGTCGACACGATGGTGCCGTACCACGAGTTCGCGGGGAAGTTCTTCAAGTTCGCCGCCGAGCCCACCAGCCCGCTCAACCCGTTCAGCGCCGACTCCGGCCCGGCCCGCGCGGCGGCGGTGGCCATCTACCGGGAGGTCGTGGACGGCTCCTCCCTCAAGATCGACGCCGAGTTCCGGCAGGAGCTGCCCGAGCTGCTGTGGCTCTACTCCATGGGCATCGTCCTGTACTGGGTGCACGACGGCTCGCCCGGCTGCCGCAAGACCTACCTCCTGGTCGAACGGACGGTACCCCTGGTCGACCGCATGGTGTCCATGTCGCGGCTGCCGGGCTTCAAGTCGGTCACCCGCGAGCTGGTCGGGATCATCCGCGACGTCCGCGCCTGA
- a CDS encoding DNA polymerase III subunit gamma and tau translates to MSLALYRKYRPATFAELKGQEHVAEPLQQALRNGRINHAYLFSGPRGCGKTSSARILARSLNCEKGPTPDPCGTCDSCVALGPTGTGHIDVIEIDAASHGGVDDARDLRERAFFAPVSARFKVYIIDEAHMVTREGFNALLKLVEEPPPHLKFVFATTEPEKVIGTIRSRTHHYPFRLIPPGVLQDLVEEILRAEDVPYEESALPLAVRAGAGSARDTLSILDQLLAGSDEKGITYARAVSLLGYTDAALLDEVIGAFAARDGGAVFAAIDRVVESGQDPRRFTADLLERVRDLVILSNVPEAGGSGLLNVPPDELEQMRRQAGSLGPGELARAADLLHTGLTEMRGATSPRLLLELICARILLPAAYEDEASLFARLDRLERQAAQGFPAAPAPGASGASGGPAPAFQAAPQPSAPQPPSPQPPQPSPAPVPAVQDERRDQRPPQAAEPEERPRHQAPPEPQNRPQAQNRPQTQAQAPARPAPSAPPQAAQAPVQAAAGGADVSAVQRVWPDIVEAVKHKSKVAWVMIQGVHPVSLDHNLLTLAFEAEGARTRFASSGRDVVLRQVLKERMGVDWRIDTVLGTGAPAPGGRGGRPGGRPGPGGGGYGGAGSGTGPSAGFAGASTPAAPRPGGGPQPGGRPDQPGTPSGPSGRTGAGQDTARTGAAWQDDDPGPPPPDEPPPPPEPEPMDESDEVDPEGDADADGTEAEAGGMALIQRELGGQIIREFDNS, encoded by the coding sequence ATGAGTCTGGCTCTGTACCGAAAGTACCGGCCAGCGACGTTCGCCGAGCTCAAGGGGCAGGAGCACGTCGCCGAGCCTTTGCAGCAGGCGCTGCGCAACGGCCGGATCAACCACGCGTACCTCTTCAGCGGTCCGCGCGGCTGCGGCAAGACCTCCAGTGCCCGGATCCTGGCCCGTTCGCTCAACTGCGAGAAGGGGCCGACGCCCGATCCGTGCGGCACCTGCGACTCCTGCGTCGCGCTGGGGCCCACCGGCACCGGCCACATCGACGTCATCGAGATCGACGCGGCTTCGCACGGTGGCGTGGACGACGCCCGTGACCTGCGCGAACGCGCGTTCTTCGCGCCCGTCTCCGCGCGCTTCAAGGTGTACATCATCGACGAGGCGCACATGGTCACCCGGGAGGGCTTCAACGCCCTGCTGAAGCTGGTGGAGGAGCCTCCGCCGCACCTGAAGTTCGTGTTCGCGACCACCGAGCCGGAGAAGGTCATCGGGACGATCCGGTCCCGGACGCACCACTACCCGTTCCGGCTGATCCCGCCGGGCGTGCTGCAGGACCTGGTCGAGGAGATCCTGCGGGCCGAGGACGTGCCGTACGAGGAGTCGGCGCTGCCGCTGGCGGTACGGGCGGGAGCCGGGTCGGCCCGGGACACGCTGTCGATCCTCGACCAGCTGCTCGCGGGCTCGGACGAGAAGGGCATCACCTACGCGCGGGCGGTGTCGCTGCTCGGCTACACCGACGCGGCGCTGCTGGACGAGGTGATCGGCGCGTTCGCCGCGCGGGACGGCGGCGCGGTGTTCGCCGCGATCGACCGGGTGGTCGAGAGCGGGCAGGACCCCCGCCGGTTCACGGCCGACCTGCTCGAACGGGTGCGCGACCTGGTGATCCTGTCGAACGTGCCGGAGGCCGGCGGCAGCGGGCTGCTGAACGTCCCGCCGGACGAGCTGGAGCAGATGCGGCGGCAGGCCGGCTCGCTCGGCCCCGGGGAGCTGGCCCGTGCCGCCGACCTGCTGCACACCGGGCTGACGGAGATGCGCGGGGCGACCTCCCCCCGCCTGCTGCTGGAGCTGATCTGCGCGCGGATCCTGCTGCCCGCCGCGTACGAGGACGAGGCGTCGCTGTTCGCCCGGCTCGACCGGCTGGAGCGGCAGGCCGCGCAGGGCTTCCCCGCGGCGCCCGCGCCCGGCGCGTCCGGCGCGTCCGGCGGCCCGGCGCCCGCCTTCCAGGCCGCGCCCCAGCCGTCCGCGCCGCAGCCGCCTTCGCCCCAGCCGCCGCAGCCGTCCCCGGCCCCGGTGCCCGCCGTCCAGGACGAACGGCGTGACCAGCGGCCCCCGCAGGCCGCCGAGCCGGAGGAACGGCCCCGGCACCAAGCCCCTCCCGAGCCGCAGAACCGTCCCCAGGCCCAGAACCGTCCCCAGACCCAGGCTCAGGCCCCCGCTCGGCCCGCGCCCTCCGCGCCGCCGCAGGCGGCCCAGGCGCCGGTCCAGGCAGCGGCGGGTGGTGCGGACGTCTCCGCCGTGCAGCGGGTCTGGCCGGACATCGTCGAGGCGGTCAAGCACAAGAGCAAGGTCGCCTGGGTCATGATCCAGGGCGTCCATCCGGTCTCGCTGGACCACAACCTGCTCACCCTCGCCTTCGAGGCCGAGGGCGCCCGGACCAGATTCGCCAGCAGCGGCCGTGACGTGGTCCTGCGCCAGGTGCTCAAGGAGCGCATGGGCGTGGACTGGCGGATCGACACCGTACTCGGCACCGGCGCCCCCGCCCCCGGCGGGCGCGGGGGGAGGCCGGGAGGCAGGCCGGGCCCGGGGGGCGGCGGGTACGGCGGCGCCGGTTCTGGAACGGGCCCCTCGGCCGGGTTCGCCGGGGCGTCCACGCCCGCGGCGCCCCGTCCGGGCGGCGGCCCGCAGCCCGGTGGCCGGCCGGACCAGCCGGGCACCCCCTCCGGCCCGTCCGGGCGTACGGGCGCCGGGCAGGACACCGCGCGGACAGGGGCGGCATGGCAGGACGACGACCCCGGCCCCCCGCCCCCGGACGAGCCGCCCCCGCCGCCCGAGCCCGAGCCGATGGACGAGAGCGACGAGGTCGACCCGGAGGGGGACGCCGACGCGGACGGCACCGAGGCCGAGGCCGGCGGCATGGCGCTCATCCAGCGGGAGCTGGGCGGGCAGATCATCCGGGAGTTCGACAACTCGTGA
- a CDS encoding aspartate kinase → MALVVQKYGGSSVADAERIKAVAQRIVANKKAGHDVVVVVSAMGDTTDDLIDKAEQVSPLPPARELDMLLTAGERISMALLAMAIANLGHEARSFTGSQAGVITDGAHGKAKIIDVTPGRIRTALDEGSICIVAGFQGVSQGTKDITTLGRGGSDTTAVALAAALDADVCEIYTDVDGVFTADPRIVPAARQIPRISYEEMLEMAASGAKILHLRCVEYARRYNIPIHVRSSFSQKEGTWVVDSSDIEGKKDGDMEQAIISGVAHDRSEAKITVVGVPDKVGEAASIFTVLSDAEINIDMIVQNVSAASTGRTDISFTLPASDGQSALTALNKVKERIGFESLRYDDRVGKVSLIGAGMRSHPGVTANFFSAIADAGVNIEMISTSEIRISVVVAQDDIDTAVAAAHHAFDLDAEQVEAVVYGGTGR, encoded by the coding sequence GTGGCTCTTGTCGTGCAGAAGTACGGTGGCTCCTCCGTCGCCGATGCCGAGCGCATCAAGGCGGTCGCCCAGCGCATCGTCGCGAACAAGAAGGCGGGCCACGACGTCGTCGTCGTGGTCTCCGCCATGGGCGACACGACGGACGACCTGATCGATAAGGCCGAGCAGGTCAGCCCCCTCCCCCCGGCCCGTGAGCTGGACATGCTGCTCACCGCCGGGGAGCGGATCTCGATGGCGCTGCTGGCCATGGCCATCGCCAACCTGGGCCACGAGGCCCGCTCGTTCACCGGTTCCCAGGCCGGCGTGATCACCGATGGCGCGCACGGCAAAGCCAAGATCATCGATGTGACGCCGGGCCGGATCCGCACCGCCCTGGACGAGGGCTCGATCTGCATCGTGGCGGGGTTCCAGGGGGTCTCGCAGGGCACCAAGGACATCACCACGCTCGGGCGCGGCGGCTCCGACACCACCGCGGTCGCGCTGGCCGCCGCGCTGGACGCCGACGTGTGCGAGATCTACACCGACGTCGACGGCGTGTTCACCGCCGACCCGCGCATCGTGCCGGCCGCGCGCCAGATCCCGCGGATCTCCTACGAGGAGATGCTGGAGATGGCGGCCAGCGGCGCCAAGATCCTGCACCTGCGCTGCGTGGAGTACGCGCGCCGCTACAACATCCCGATCCACGTGCGGTCCTCCTTCAGCCAGAAGGAGGGCACATGGGTGGTCGACAGCAGCGACATCGAAGGCAAGAAGGACGGGGACATGGAACAGGCGATCATCTCCGGCGTCGCGCACGACCGCAGCGAGGCCAAGATCACCGTGGTGGGCGTCCCGGACAAGGTCGGTGAGGCCGCCTCGATCTTCACCGTCCTCTCCGACGCCGAGATCAACATCGACATGATCGTGCAGAACGTGTCGGCCGCCTCCACCGGCCGTACCGACATCTCCTTCACCCTGCCGGCCAGCGACGGCCAGTCCGCGCTGACCGCGCTCAACAAGGTCAAGGAGCGGATCGGGTTCGAGTCGCTGCGCTACGACGACCGGGTCGGGAAGGTGTCGCTGATCGGCGCGGGGATGCGCTCGCACCCCGGCGTCACCGCCAACTTCTTCTCCGCGATCGCCGACGCCGGGGTCAACATCGAGATGATCTCCACCTCGGAGATCCGGATCTCGGTGGTGGTGGCCCAGGACGACATCGACACCGCGGTCGCCGCCGCGCACCACGCGTTCGACCTCGACGCCGAGCAGGTCGAGGCCGTGGTCTACGGCGGCACCGGCCGCTGA
- a CDS encoding DUF5063 domain-containing protein has protein sequence MSDANSPQDWNTLAERVARHVENYLNGLEAVARGEGGPHALPLLLLEVSQVILAGAQLGASADVILPDNWEPEVGEDPDLDTVRQGLAERLVAVDEYVEVFDPYKDTEATAYRLSDDLADVASDLVHGLRHYQHDRPLEALWWWQYSYFNHWGNHAGAALRALHAVIAGARLDVAEEAAAVT, from the coding sequence ATGTCTGACGCCAACAGCCCGCAGGACTGGAACACCCTCGCCGAGCGGGTGGCCCGCCATGTCGAGAACTACCTGAACGGGCTGGAGGCCGTCGCGCGAGGCGAGGGCGGCCCGCACGCCCTGCCACTGCTGCTCCTGGAGGTTTCGCAGGTCATCCTGGCCGGCGCGCAGCTGGGCGCCAGCGCCGACGTGATCCTCCCCGACAACTGGGAGCCCGAGGTCGGCGAGGACCCCGACCTGGACACCGTCCGGCAGGGCCTGGCCGAACGGCTGGTCGCGGTGGACGAGTACGTGGAGGTCTTCGACCCGTACAAGGACACCGAGGCGACCGCCTACCGGCTCTCCGACGACCTGGCCGACGTCGCCAGCGACCTCGTCCACGGCCTGCGCCACTACCAGCACGACCGTCCGCTGGAGGCGCTCTGGTGGTGGCAGTACTCCTACTTCAACCACTGGGGCAACCACGCCGGCGCCGCCCTCCGGGCCCTGCACGCGGTGATCGCCGGCGCCCGGCTGGACGTGGCCGAGGAGGCCGCCGCCGTCACCTGA
- a CDS encoding helix-turn-helix domain-containing protein: protein MTTRTSAEPDLLLTVEEAARRLKIGRTLMYSLIASGEVETVTIGRLRRVPTECLTAYVSHLLARSQPESIPA from the coding sequence GTGACCACGAGGACCAGCGCAGAACCGGACCTGCTCCTGACCGTTGAGGAGGCCGCCCGTCGCCTCAAGATCGGCCGGACGCTGATGTACAGCCTCATCGCCTCTGGCGAGGTCGAGACCGTGACCATCGGCCGACTCCGTCGCGTCCCTACCGAATGCCTCACTGCATACGTGTCCCATCTGCTCGCCCGCAGCCAGCCCGAGTCCATCCCCGCTTGA
- the recR gene encoding recombination mediator RecR, translating into MYEGVVQNLIDELGRLPGVGPKSAQRIAFHLLASDPADVERLGKALKEVKDKVRFCKTCGNVAEEEECRICRDARRDPHVICVVEESKDVVAIEKTREFRGRYHVLGGAISPIEGVGPDDLRIRELMQRLADGTVTELILATDPNLEGEATATYLARLVKPMGLTVTRLASGLPVGGDLEYADEVTLGRAFEGRRLLDV; encoded by the coding sequence TTGTACGAAGGGGTCGTTCAGAACCTCATCGACGAACTGGGCAGGCTGCCCGGCGTCGGCCCCAAGAGCGCGCAGCGGATCGCCTTCCACCTCCTCGCCTCCGACCCCGCCGACGTCGAACGGCTGGGCAAGGCGCTCAAGGAGGTCAAGGACAAGGTCCGCTTCTGCAAGACGTGCGGGAACGTGGCCGAGGAAGAGGAGTGCCGGATCTGCCGGGACGCCCGCCGCGACCCCCACGTCATCTGCGTGGTGGAGGAGTCCAAGGACGTCGTCGCGATCGAGAAGACCCGCGAGTTCCGCGGGCGCTACCACGTGCTGGGCGGGGCGATCAGCCCCATCGAGGGCGTGGGCCCCGACGATCTGCGCATCCGCGAGCTGATGCAGCGGCTGGCCGACGGCACCGTGACCGAACTGATCCTCGCCACCGACCCCAACCTGGAGGGTGAGGCCACCGCGACCTACCTCGCCCGCCTCGTGAAGCCCATGGGGCTGACCGTCACCCGACTGGCCAGCGGCCTGCCGGTGGGCGGCGATCTGGAGTACGCCGACGAGGTGACCCTCGGCCGCGCATTCGAAGGACGGAGGCTGCTCGATGTCTGA
- a CDS encoding prolyl oligopeptidase family serine peptidase produces MVDEERWKARFRAARVSLPGWALDAPHRSTYRSNVTGTWEIYAWDRTTGARRQVTDRPNGTWMGGVDPTGVWIWWFADTDGDEFGIWRRTPFDGPASQDAGAEATGTDGSEPAVPGLEPSYPSGLALGSSGLALVGRTTEDGNSVHLCRPGAEPEVLYHHAEDAHVAALSRDETLVAIGHSEHGDSRHMALRVLRPDGTAVADLWDGPGKGVYGAGFAPVPGDSRLLVNHERRGREELLIWDPVAGTEQEIVLDLPGEIGADWYPDGSALLVSHSHEARDELYRYDLGSGELTRIETPRGVIGGATARPDGTVEFSWSSAAEPPVVRSTSGAVVLTPPGPPAPPSVPVEDVWVDGPGGRVHALISKPAEGTGPFPAVFDVHGGPTAQDEDSFVPSAAAWIDHGFAVVRVNYRGSTGYGSQWRDAIEGRVGLTELEDIKAVRDWAVGSGLADPARLVLTGGSWGGFLTLLGIGTQPDDWTVGVAAVPVADYFAAYEDEMEGLQAFDRSLFGGSPEEVPDRYRESSPLTYVERVKAPVLILAGENDPRCPIRQIDNYLARLSELGKPHEVYRYDAGHGSLVVEERITQMEAEMTFARKHLGLC; encoded by the coding sequence ATGGTCGACGAAGAGCGCTGGAAGGCCCGATTCCGTGCGGCCCGGGTGAGCCTGCCCGGCTGGGCCCTGGACGCCCCGCACCGCAGCACCTACCGGTCGAACGTCACCGGGACCTGGGAGATCTACGCCTGGGACCGGACGACCGGCGCCCGGCGGCAGGTGACCGACCGCCCCAACGGCACGTGGATGGGCGGCGTCGACCCGACCGGCGTCTGGATCTGGTGGTTCGCCGACACCGACGGCGACGAGTTCGGGATCTGGCGGCGCACCCCGTTCGACGGCCCCGCCTCCCAGGACGCCGGCGCGGAGGCCACGGGTACGGACGGCAGCGAGCCCGCCGTGCCGGGCCTGGAGCCCTCCTACCCGTCCGGCCTGGCCCTGGGCTCCAGCGGCCTCGCACTCGTCGGCCGTACCACCGAGGACGGCAACAGCGTCCACCTCTGCCGGCCGGGCGCCGAGCCCGAGGTGCTGTACCACCACGCCGAGGACGCGCACGTGGCGGCGCTCTCCCGGGACGAGACGCTGGTCGCGATCGGCCACAGCGAGCACGGCGACAGCCGCCACATGGCGCTGCGCGTGCTGCGCCCCGACGGGACGGCCGTCGCCGACCTGTGGGACGGGCCGGGCAAGGGCGTGTACGGCGCCGGGTTCGCCCCGGTGCCCGGCGACTCCCGGCTGCTGGTCAACCACGAGCGCCGCGGCCGGGAGGAACTGCTGATCTGGGACCCCGTCGCGGGCACCGAGCAGGAGATCGTCCTGGACCTGCCCGGCGAGATCGGCGCCGACTGGTACCCGGACGGCTCCGCGCTGCTGGTCTCCCACTCCCACGAGGCCCGCGACGAGCTGTACCGCTACGACCTGGGCTCCGGCGAGCTGACCCGGATCGAGACGCCCCGCGGGGTGATCGGCGGCGCCACCGCACGGCCGGACGGGACGGTCGAGTTCTCCTGGTCGTCGGCCGCCGAGCCGCCCGTGGTGCGGTCCACCTCGGGCGCGGTCGTGCTCACCCCGCCCGGCCCGCCGGCGCCGCCGTCGGTACCGGTCGAGGACGTGTGGGTGGACGGCCCGGGCGGCCGGGTGCACGCCCTGATCTCCAAGCCCGCCGAGGGCACCGGCCCGTTCCCGGCCGTGTTCGACGTCCACGGCGGGCCGACCGCGCAGGACGAGGACTCCTTCGTCCCGTCCGCGGCGGCCTGGATCGACCACGGGTTCGCGGTCGTCCGGGTCAACTACCGCGGCTCGACCGGCTACGGCTCGCAGTGGCGCGACGCCATCGAGGGCCGGGTGGGGCTGACCGAGCTGGAGGACATCAAGGCGGTCCGCGACTGGGCGGTCGGCTCCGGCCTGGCCGACCCGGCGCGGCTGGTCCTCACCGGCGGCTCCTGGGGCGGTTTCCTCACGCTGCTGGGCATCGGCACCCAGCCCGACGACTGGACCGTGGGGGTGGCCGCCGTCCCGGTCGCCGACTACTTCGCCGCGTACGAGGACGAGATGGAGGGCCTCCAGGCGTTCGACCGCTCGCTGTTCGGCGGCTCGCCCGAAGAGGTTCCGGACCGCTACCGCGAGTCGTCCCCGCTGACCTACGTCGAACGGGTGAAGGCGCCCGTCCTGATCCTGGCCGGGGAGAACGACCCGCGCTGCCCGATCCGGCAGATCGACAACTACCTGGCGCGGCTGTCCGAGCTGGGGAAGCCGCACGAGGTCTACCGGTACGACGCCGGGCACGGCTCGCTGGTCGTGGAGGAGCGGATCACCCAGATGGAGGCGGAGATGACCTTCGCGCGCAAGCATCTGGGGCTGTGCTGA
- a CDS encoding DUF952 domain-containing protein: MPAPHAPTPQEKLLHIAERHHWESARDTGVSYTMSTLGRTLDDEGFVHCSSDLAQVEGVLSRFYAGVDRAGLVLLVIDAARLDAPVRYEPAGDEVFPHVYGPIPISAVIDVRSVPGNR, encoded by the coding sequence ATGCCCGCCCCCCACGCGCCGACTCCGCAGGAGAAGCTCCTCCACATCGCCGAACGCCATCACTGGGAATCGGCCCGCGACACGGGTGTGTCGTACACCATGTCCACCCTCGGCCGGACCCTCGACGACGAGGGTTTCGTCCACTGCTCCTCCGACCTCGCCCAGGTGGAGGGCGTCCTGTCCCGCTTCTACGCGGGCGTCGACCGCGCCGGCCTGGTCCTGCTGGTCATCGACGCCGCCCGCCTGGACGCCCCGGTCCGCTACGAGCCCGCCGGCGACGAGGTCTTCCCCCATGTCTACGGCCCGATTCCGATCTCCGCGGTTATTGATGTCCGTTCAGTGCCCGGAAACCGGTAG